A window from Ignavibacteriota bacterium encodes these proteins:
- the acpS gene encoding holo-ACP synthase, which yields MIFGIGIDIIEIERVKKSVEKFDELFLNKIYTQTELEYCLKKKNKFQHLAARFAAKEAIAKALATGWSKGFRWKDIEIFNESSGMPNVKLHGKLQQFLGSDKLLKISMSHSENYVTCFAIIYSNHLN from the coding sequence ATGATATTCGGAATTGGGATTGACATAATTGAAATTGAGAGAGTAAAAAAAAGTGTGGAAAAATTTGACGAACTTTTTCTTAATAAAATTTATACTCAAACAGAATTGGAATATTGTTTAAAAAAGAAGAATAAATTTCAGCATTTGGCTGCACGATTTGCAGCAAAAGAAGCAATTGCAAAAGCCTTGGCAACTGGTTGGAGTAAGGGTTTTAGATGGAAAGATATTGAAATATTTAATGAAAGTTCCGGAATGCCAAATGTTAAATTACACGGAAAACTTCAACAATTTCTTGGAAGTGATAAATTGTTAAAAATTTCCATGAGTCACTCAGAAAATTACGTTACATGTTTTGCGATTATTTATTCAAATCATTTAAACTAA
- a CDS encoding MCE family protein: protein MNEEKKIELKVGITIFIALILLALIFGWARNFNLSSENLLLNVKFNTVAGLEVGDLVSVNGVKKGYVESINSEENSALVKIHFTESPNLNEDATFSIMMLDLMGGKKIEILNGTSQNKINFDKTYYGKFSGDISTVMATLNSVEDDLISVIKDLKTSLHFINSNFSNDEFKFNLHNSISNLQSVTKNLNELIIINKSDISQIIDNTKNLTNQTNDFISENKTLVNELLKQSNKSLQNADSLVQNINKIADETVSGKNNIGKILYDENLFNNLKESLEQLKKLTNTLNNQLDNGGLEVKADVDLF from the coding sequence ATGAATGAAGAAAAAAAAATTGAACTAAAAGTTGGCATAACTATATTTATTGCACTCATTCTTTTAGCATTAATATTTGGCTGGGCAAGAAATTTTAATTTATCTTCAGAGAATTTGTTGTTGAATGTTAAATTTAATACAGTTGCTGGCTTGGAAGTTGGAGATTTAGTAAGTGTGAACGGTGTTAAAAAAGGTTATGTTGAATCAATAAACTCTGAAGAGAATTCAGCCTTAGTTAAAATTCATTTTACAGAAAGTCCAAATTTAAATGAAGATGCAACATTTTCAATTATGATGCTGGATTTAATGGGCGGAAAAAAAATTGAAATATTAAACGGAACTTCTCAAAATAAAATAAATTTTGATAAGACATATTATGGCAAATTTTCCGGAGATATTTCAACAGTTATGGCTACTTTAAACTCTGTTGAAGACGATTTGATTTCTGTAATAAAAGATTTAAAAACGTCTTTGCATTTTATCAATTCTAACTTTTCTAATGATGAGTTTAAATTCAATCTGCATAATTCAATTTCTAATTTGCAATCAGTTACAAAAAATTTGAATGAATTGATTATTATTAACAAAAGTGATATTTCACAAATTATCGATAATACAAAAAATTTAACAAATCAGACTAATGATTTTATTTCTGAAAATAAAACTTTAGTTAATGAATTATTAAAACAATCAAATAAATCTTTGCAAAATGCAGATTCTTTGGTTCAAAATATTAATAAAATTGCAGATGAAACTGTATCCGGTAAGAATAATATCGGAAAAATTTTATATGATGAAAATTTATTTAATAATTTGAAAGAATCTCTTGAACAGTTGAAAAAATTAACAAACACATTAAACAATCAACTTGATAATGGCGGATTGGAAGTTAAGGCCGATGTTGATCTTTTTTAA
- a CDS encoding HlyC/CorC family transporter, with product MDVDWFYRTILLIVLLLFSALFSGSEVALFSLDDKKLDEINKRSKHLGKYITKLIAFPKKLLITILIGNTISNVALSIIAVSISLDIAKIYNYPVDIVLLIQIIILTIIVILFSEITPKVWANKYPVKASKLIAIPLHFLSIIISPISKLLSLLMKVLTSNVKYDKSRTALSTSDIADLADIGIEKGTLEEEEHELIHGLVSFKTLLAREVMTPRVDIISVPENIPFSELIEIIKTSGHSRIPVYSNDLDSIIGVIHAKDLLPYLNNESLFNIKKVTRECLFVPETKLLSALMKEFQEKNMHISIVVDEYGGTAGLITLEDILEEIVGEIRDEYDTEEDEIMQISENKFIMFGKVYIDELEEKLKIDIEVPNEDFETLGGFIFNHAGTIPDIGYKFEKYGYSFKVIALENNRISKVEVEKLSQ from the coding sequence TTGGACGTTGATTGGTTTTATCGAACAATTTTACTTATTGTTCTTCTATTATTTTCCGCATTATTTTCCGGTTCTGAGGTTGCATTATTTTCATTAGATGATAAAAAATTAGATGAAATTAATAAACGTTCTAAGCACTTAGGGAAATACATTACAAAATTAATTGCTTTTCCAAAAAAATTATTAATTACTATTCTTATTGGAAACACAATCAGCAATGTAGCCTTATCAATTATTGCTGTTTCTATTTCGTTAGATATTGCAAAAATATATAACTATCCGGTTGATATAGTTTTGCTAATTCAAATTATAATTCTAACAATAATTGTTATTTTATTTTCCGAAATTACTCCAAAAGTGTGGGCAAATAAATATCCGGTTAAAGCTTCAAAACTTATTGCAATTCCATTACATTTTTTAAGCATTATTATAAGTCCAATTTCAAAATTACTTTCTTTATTGATGAAAGTTTTAACATCTAATGTAAAATATGATAAATCGAGAACTGCTTTGTCAACTTCTGATATTGCTGATTTAGCAGATATCGGAATTGAAAAAGGTACTTTGGAAGAGGAAGAACATGAATTAATTCACGGATTAGTTTCATTCAAAACTTTACTTGCAAGAGAAGTGATGACTCCGCGAGTTGATATAATTTCTGTTCCGGAAAATATTCCGTTTAGCGAATTAATTGAAATAATTAAAACTTCCGGTCATAGTAGAATACCGGTATATTCAAATGATTTAGATTCAATTATCGGCGTAATTCATGCAAAAGATTTACTTCCATATCTTAATAATGAAAGTTTATTCAACATTAAAAAAGTTACAAGAGAATGTCTTTTTGTTCCGGAAACAAAATTACTTAGTGCATTGATGAAAGAATTTCAAGAGAAAAACATGCACATTAGTATTGTTGTTGATGAATACGGTGGAACAGCCGGATTGATAACTTTAGAAGATATTTTGGAAGAAATTGTCGGAGAAATCCGCGATGAATACGATACTGAAGAAGATGAAATTATGCAGATTAGTGAAAATAAATTTATTATGTTTGGAAAAGTGTATATTGATGAATTAGAAGAAAAATTGAAAATCGATATTGAAGTTCCCAATGAAGATTTTGAAACTTTGGGTGGATTTATTTTTAATCATGCTGGAACAATTCCGGATATTGGTTATAAGTTTGAAAAATACGGATATTCATTTAAAGTAATTGCATTAGAAAATAACAGAATTAGTAAAGTAGAAGTTGAAAAATTATCACAATGA
- the ssb gene encoding single-stranded DNA-binding protein yields MAFSLNKVMLIGNLGQDAEHRFTTNNTEVTTFSIATSHSFKGKDGNWVNETTWHNIVLFGVTDFLKANLKKGRKFYIEGRISKRDYENKEGQKVYITEIIADKLSIIPLDSSEGGSQNYSSRDSANFVQVESTNNSTAEDDDLPF; encoded by the coding sequence ATGGCATTTTCATTAAATAAAGTAATGTTGATTGGCAATTTGGGACAAGATGCTGAACATCGTTTTACAACTAATAATACTGAAGTTACAACTTTTTCTATAGCCACTTCACATAGTTTCAAAGGAAAAGATGGAAATTGGGTTAATGAAACAACTTGGCATAATATAGTATTATTTGGTGTTACTGATTTCTTAAAAGCTAATTTAAAAAAAGGCAGAAAATTTTATATTGAAGGAAGAATAAGTAAACGAGATTATGAAAATAAAGAAGGTCAAAAAGTTTATATTACAGAAATTATTGCTGATAAACTTAGCATTATTCCTCTAGATAGTTCGGAAGGCGGATCACAAAATTATAGCTCACGTGATTCAGCCAATTTTGTTCAAGTAGAATCTACAAATAATTCTACTGCGGAAGACGATGATCTCCCATTTTAG